One Sparus aurata chromosome 5, fSpaAur1.1, whole genome shotgun sequence genomic window carries:
- the LOC115581102 gene encoding uncharacterized protein LOC115581102, whose product MFAKLQKTGGGVLHMGCSHSVVYYCSPLLWQESARDHADGLLSFAKPPTIYISDIAGRVARHTNNRTKQRFFNPNDGRLCSPTSENIQAAQDKSLKVNLPWMKNLLYRRNNTNPQNDINAGEQLQRPHPITGSAERYSLYDRFHQKNQTRPEEVLRSLNLVPDLCSFVNSSEAEQKNRQLSFDRYFLCQMKETHFLFCTRLVFHLHNDNINQTFIQKMQTQTKENLQIGPDGRLRLTSTEVSAPGGNVDVEMTVQQNEQTVAKKGFSIGQFPIQEENKAKLLELYKAPATDYAIVQVDQALVYLADLLSICPQTLLEDDLHTSYPWLTDDAVNARVLQLTRPLENVFTLQTFHFTAWWRSWINGESISSRHLHCIQGLKQDSKVLFPRVVGHQNPETGNHFILWVFDGSKTEIRVYDSLEKYTLISPPDMDILSLAFRNIWRLKEWSISYPDQWRQKDGVNCGVFVCTAAELDIKGTDMTNESLNQVQLGHLRIYHAACLIADSVPKGKKVRESCMAEAIHACNYYDSTGKGQSRQLYPHVQKEDWVKCETCNGWLHKDCACYEPSQSGIFTCGCDLPEPYTFTSTLTCLKNKGVEGLISKERIKELKEMLDSGERKSNRMFLWQNPGGNRALKTILNGKPTCFNEKHMNDLIGLIKPTLSLDYSRLTNIDFVIDVMVPETTIDILVRLEGFSRFYAEKILGTIIE is encoded by the exons ATGTTTGCCAAGCTGCAGAAAACAGGGG GTGGTGTACTGCACATGGGCTGctctcactcagttgtttattACTGCTCCCCACTTCTGTGGCAGGAAAGTGCGAGGGACCACGCAGATGGTCTGTTAAGCTTTGCAAAGCCACCAACCATTTACATTTCGGACATTGCTGGTCGTGTTGCAAGACACACCAACAACAGGACAAAGCAGAGattttttaatccaaatgaTGGAAGACTCTGCTCTCCTACAAGCGAAAACATACAGGCAGCACAAGATAAAAGCCTAAAAGTAAATCTTCCTTGGATGAAAAATCTTCTGTACAGGAGGAATAACACCAACCCCCAAAATGATATAAATGCTGGAGAACAATTGCAAAGGCCACATCCCATCACAGGCTCTGCTGAGCGGTACTCTTTGTATGACCGCTTCcatcaaaaaaatcaaacccGGCCGGAGGAAGTACTCCGCAGTCTCAACCTTGTCCCTGATTTGTGCAGTTTTGTCAATTCCTCAGaggcagaacaaaaaaacagacagctgTCCTTTGACAGATACTTCCTCTGTCAAATGaaggaaacacatttcttgTTTTGTACAAGGTTGGTCTTCCATTTGCACAACGACAACATCAATCAGACATTCATCCAAAAAATGCAGACACAAACCAAGGAAAATCTTCAAATTGGGCCAGATGGACGCTTGAGGCTTACAAGTACAG AGGTGTCTGCCCCAGGAGGAAATGTGGATGTAGAAATGACAGTACAACAAAATGAGCAAACTGTGGCCAAAAAGGGCTTCTCAATAGGGCAGTTCCCAATCCAGGAAGAGAACAAg GCAAAACTGCTTGAGCTGTACAAGGCACCAGCAACTGACTATGCCATTGTTCAGGTGGACCAGGCATTAGTTTATCTGGCTGACCTTTTAAGTATTTGCCCACAAACTCTCCTAGAAGATGACCTCCACACCTCATATCCATGGCTTACAGATGAT GCAGTGAATGCACGAGTTCTCCAGTTGACAAGACCTCTGGAGAAT GTGTTTACTttgcaaacatttcatttcacggcttggtggaggagctggatcAATGGTGAATCAATCAGCTCCCGCCATTTGCATTGCATCCAG ggcTTAAAGCAAGACTCGAAGGTTCTGTTTCCACGGGTTGTTGGCCATCAAAATCCAGAGACTGGTAATCATTTCATTCTGTGG GTATTTGATGGCTCAAAAACAGAAATCAGAGTCTACGATTCCCTTGAAAAGTACACCTTGATTTCTCCACCTGATATGGACATTCTAAG ccTTGCATTTCGGAACATATGGAGGCTGAAGGAATGGTCCATTTCATATCCAGACCAATGGAGACAGAAAGATGGCGTCAACTGTGGTGTCTTCGTCTGCACG GCAGCTGAGCTTGATATCAAAGGGACAGACATGACGAATGAATCCTTGAACCAAGTGCAGTTGGGCCATCTCAGGATTTATCATGCAGCCTGCTTGATTGCTGATTCTGTTCCTAAG GGGAAGAAAGTGCGTGAGTCTTGCATGGCAGAGGCAATTCATGCCTGCAATTACTACGACAGCACTGGAAAGGGGCAGTCAAG ACAGTTATATCCACATGTGCAGAAGGAGGACTGGGTGAAATGTGAGACATGCAATGGCTGGCTGCACAAAGACTGTGCCTGTTATGAGCCCAGTCAGTCAGGCATtttcacatgtgggtgtgaccTGCCTGAGCCATACACCTTCACCAG TACTTTGACCTGCCTCAAGAACAAAGGCGTTGAAGGCCTCATTTCCAAGGAAAGAATAAag GAACTGAAAGAAATGCTGGACAGTGGGGAGAGGAAATCCAACAGGATGTTCCTTTGGCAAAACCCTGGGGGAAACCGTGCCCTGAAGACAATCCTTAATGGAAAGCCAACATGTTTCAATGAGAAACAC ATGAATGACCTCATTGGTCTCATAAAGCCAACGCTGTCGTTGGATTACAGTCGCCTCACCAACATTGATTTCGTCATTGATGTCATGGTGCCAGAG ACCACAATTGACATATTGGTGAGGCTAGAAGGGTTTTCAAGATTTTATGCCGAGAAAATCCTCGGAACGATCATCGAGTGA